From Chryseobacterium salivictor, a single genomic window includes:
- the atpB gene encoding F0F1 ATP synthase subunit A → MNKRISSLFFVLFLTLSSVFTYAQQEVEAKTPESLEQTIVEDNQKFDAKEMIMSHISDANEWHILTLNEGTAEEKHISIPLPVIIKDKNGLHMFMSSAIAHGHEHEGYTLENGIVKSTQGLEQAKLFSVMSGKQTEANAFYDFSITKNVAAIFISIFFMLLVFIGMARGYGKSLVPSGFGRFMEPVILFIRDEVAIPNIGAKKYKKYMPYLLTVFFFIWFNNMFGLIPFAPFGYNLTGNIATTAVLAIITLLITIFSANKDYWKHIFMPPVPLLLYPIMVPIEIIGIFTKPFALMMRLFANITAGHIMVLAIMSLIFIFKTPLLGFASVPLGLFIGVLELLVAALQAYIFTVLSALFIGIAVQEHEHEGAH, encoded by the coding sequence ATGAACAAGAGAATTTCTTCTTTATTTTTCGTTTTATTTCTAACGCTTTCAAGTGTTTTCACTTATGCACAGCAAGAAGTTGAAGCCAAGACCCCTGAGAGTTTAGAACAGACAATCGTAGAGGATAATCAAAAATTCGATGCGAAGGAGATGATTATGAGTCACATTAGCGACGCTAATGAGTGGCATATCTTAACTTTGAACGAAGGAACTGCGGAGGAAAAACATATTTCTATTCCTTTACCTGTTATTATCAAAGATAAAAACGGGCTTCACATGTTCATGTCGAGTGCGATTGCACATGGTCACGAGCATGAAGGTTATACTTTAGAAAACGGTATTGTAAAATCAACACAGGGGTTGGAACAGGCCAAATTATTTTCGGTAATGAGCGGAAAGCAAACTGAAGCAAATGCTTTTTATGATTTCTCGATTACGAAAAATGTAGCTGCGATTTTTATTTCCATCTTTTTCATGTTGCTTGTCTTTATAGGAATGGCAAGAGGGTATGGGAAATCTCTAGTTCCGAGCGGATTTGGCAGATTTATGGAGCCGGTTATTCTTTTTATCAGAGATGAAGTGGCGATTCCCAATATTGGTGCGAAAAAGTATAAAAAATACATGCCTTATTTATTAACCGTATTTTTCTTTATCTGGTTTAATAATATGTTTGGTTTGATTCCTTTCGCGCCGTTTGGTTATAACCTGACCGGAAACATTGCGACCACTGCGGTTTTGGCTATTATTACTTTATTAATTACCATCTTCAGTGCCAACAAAGATTACTGGAAACATATTTTTATGCCACCGGTGCCATTATTATTATATCCGATTATGGTGCCGATTGAAATCATCGGGATTTTCACCAAACCATTTGCCTTGATGATGCGTCTCTTTGCAAACATCACTGCAGGTCACATTATGGTGTTGGCGATTATGTCATTGATCTTTATCTTTAAAACACCGCTTTTAGGTTTTGCTTCTGTTCCACTTGGTTTATTCATCGGAGTATTGGAACTATTGGTAGCAGCTTTACAGGCGTATATTTTTACCGTTCTTTCTGCTTTGTTTATTGGGATTGCAGTACAGGAGCACGAACACGAAGGAGCGCATTAG
- the atpH gene encoding ATP synthase F1 subunit delta, protein MRTSKVAKRYAQGLLNFTQEAGSTASVFGDMKDLVNTIEKSKELQSFFHSPIIEVKKKISVSEEIFKSFSPVTRNLIQLVIKHGREAQLINIGQEFINKVDDMNGVQRITLTSATALSDENIKNILKSTSLVNHNNQFDVKSIINPEILGGYILRVGDQQVDASVKSKLSRLKKEFQLN, encoded by the coding sequence ATGCGTACAAGTAAAGTTGCAAAAAGGTATGCACAGGGTTTACTGAATTTCACCCAGGAAGCAGGAAGTACAGCTTCTGTTTTTGGTGACATGAAGGACTTGGTGAATACCATCGAAAAATCAAAAGAGTTGCAGAGCTTTTTCCATTCGCCGATTATCGAGGTGAAGAAAAAAATAAGTGTTTCCGAAGAGATTTTCAAGAGCTTTTCTCCAGTGACCAGAAATTTAATCCAATTGGTTATCAAGCATGGCCGGGAAGCACAGTTGATCAATATCGGACAGGAATTTATTAATAAAGTGGATGATATGAATGGAGTACAGAGAATTACGCTGACTTCTGCAACCGCACTTTCTGATGAAAATATTAAAAATATTCTGAAATCTACCAGCCTTGTTAATCATAATAACCAGTTCGATGTAAAATCTATCATCAATCCTGAGATCTTAGGAGGATATATTTTACGGGTGGGCGATCAGCAGGTAGACGCATCGGTGAAATCAAAATTAAGCCGACTGAAAAAAGAATTTCAATTAAATTAA
- a CDS encoding CopD family protein, which translates to MLYTVIKAVHIIFMVSYFAGIFYLARIFVYYKDTDDFEENKKQVLREQYVFMARRLWNIITVPAGIIMLVTGLTMIFLNFGLMKTPWFHLKLTFLVGLAVYHYWCWKKVLQIKNLQGNILPIENIKLRQANEIATFILFLVVFTVILKSMVIEYWWQLIAGFTVLVFLIMTTVKLVNKKNKQR; encoded by the coding sequence ATGCTTTATACCGTTATCAAAGCTGTTCACATCATTTTTATGGTCAGTTATTTTGCAGGGATTTTTTATCTCGCCCGCATTTTCGTTTATTATAAAGATACCGATGATTTTGAGGAAAATAAAAAACAGGTTCTTCGTGAACAATATGTTTTTATGGCGCGCAGATTATGGAATATCATCACCGTTCCGGCCGGAATTATTATGCTGGTAACAGGTTTAACAATGATTTTCCTCAACTTTGGTTTAATGAAAACTCCGTGGTTTCATCTGAAACTGACTTTCTTAGTCGGACTTGCAGTTTATCATTACTGGTGCTGGAAAAAAGTTTTACAAATCAAAAATCTTCAAGGCAATATTCTACCGATTGAAAATATTAAACTTCGGCAGGCGAATGAAATTGCTACTTTTATATTATTTTTAGTGGTCTTCACCGTAATTTTAAAATCAATGGTCATCGAATATTGGTGGCAATTAATTGCCGGATTTACCGTTCTGGTATTTTTGATTATGACGACGGTGAAGTTGGTGAATAAAAAGAATAAACAACGGTGA
- a CDS encoding ATP synthase F0 subunit C produces MEIISQGTGLIYVGIGLAVLGVGLGIGKIGGHAMDAIARQPEQAGKIQGAMLIAAGLIEGAGLIAIIFGAFVK; encoded by the coding sequence ATGGAAATCATTTCACAAGGAACTGGACTTATTTACGTTGGAATCGGATTAGCAGTATTAGGCGTTGGTCTAGGTATTGGTAAAATCGGTGGACATGCAATGGATGCTATTGCAAGACAACCAGAGCAGGCAGGTAAAATCCAGGGAGCAATGCTTATTGCTGCAGGACTTATCGAGGGTGCTGGTTTGATCGCGATCATCTTTGGAGCGTTCGTAAAATAA
- a CDS encoding SAM hydrolase/SAM-dependent halogenase family protein produces the protein MSVITFTSDYGLVDHRVAAVKGTILNLKEDVTIVDITHQIQAYNLLQTAYIVRNAYSYFPKGTVHIISVDSFYTKERKCILYKADDHYFIAADNGVLSLIFYDINPEAVYEITFNNRFDDEVSFTSTDIFAPVAVHLQNGGLPEVIGRPYKNPKQLSFPRAVFIESEKMLIGEIMYIDNFGNVVSNITKKFFEKSGIGYENFILKFRNLALSRIHNQYTDLVHDWTKEQEFHGKAAAVFNDAGLLELTIYKGNGESGARTLFGLQVGESIYIEYQ, from the coding sequence ATGTCAGTTATCACCTTCACTTCAGATTACGGATTGGTCGATCACAGAGTTGCTGCTGTGAAAGGCACAATTTTGAATTTAAAGGAAGACGTCACCATTGTCGACATTACCCATCAGATACAGGCATACAATCTATTGCAGACCGCGTATATTGTGAGAAATGCCTACTCTTATTTTCCAAAAGGTACGGTACACATTATCTCGGTGGACAGTTTCTACACCAAAGAAAGAAAATGCATTCTTTATAAAGCAGATGATCATTATTTCATCGCTGCGGATAATGGCGTTTTGAGTTTGATTTTCTATGACATCAATCCAGAAGCGGTATATGAGATCACCTTTAATAACCGTTTTGATGATGAAGTCTCATTTACCTCAACCGATATTTTTGCGCCGGTTGCGGTGCATCTTCAAAATGGCGGTTTGCCCGAAGTTATTGGGCGACCTTATAAAAATCCAAAGCAACTATCCTTTCCGCGTGCGGTCTTTATTGAAAGTGAAAAAATGCTGATTGGTGAAATTATGTATATCGATAATTTCGGAAATGTAGTCTCAAATATTACTAAAAAATTCTTTGAGAAAAGCGGAATCGGTTATGAAAACTTTATTTTAAAGTTCAGAAATTTAGCGCTGTCCAGAATACATAATCAATACACGGATCTGGTACACGACTGGACGAAGGAGCAGGAATTTCACGGGAAAGCGGCTGCGGTATTTAACGACGCCGGCTTACTGGAATTGACCATCTATAAAGGAAATGGCGAAAGCGGTGCCAGAACGCTTTTCGGTTTGCAGGTCGGTGAAAGCATTTATATCGAATATCAATAG
- the atpG gene encoding ATP synthase F1 subunit gamma, translated as MANLKEIRGRITSISSTMQITSAMKMVSAAKLKKATDAIVMLRPYSEKLQEIIENVSSTVDLEGVSGYTEEREVNKVLYIVVTSNKGLAGAFNSAVIKELNLSVANAAHEIEILTVGKKVYDAVRRSRKVYDNQSAIFDGMSFEVVSNFVENVMKDFREGSFDKVYLIYNKFINAATQEVIKEQLLPIALPEKTEVSNTDYIFEPTAKEILEVLMPKSIKTQVYKAILDSVASEHGARMTAMHKATDNAEALRNDLKIFYNKARQAAITNEILEIVGGAEALKNS; from the coding sequence ATGGCAAACTTAAAAGAAATACGAGGAAGAATTACTTCAATCTCTTCGACAATGCAGATTACGAGTGCGATGAAAATGGTTTCGGCAGCGAAACTGAAGAAAGCAACCGATGCAATTGTCATGTTGAGACCTTACTCAGAAAAATTACAGGAAATTATAGAGAATGTAAGTTCCACGGTAGATTTAGAAGGCGTGTCGGGCTACACCGAAGAAAGAGAAGTGAACAAAGTTCTTTACATCGTTGTCACTTCTAATAAAGGTCTTGCCGGCGCATTTAACTCTGCGGTAATCAAAGAATTGAATCTCTCGGTTGCAAATGCAGCGCATGAGATCGAAATTCTTACCGTTGGTAAAAAAGTATATGACGCGGTTCGCAGAAGCAGAAAAGTGTACGATAATCAAAGTGCTATTTTCGATGGCATGAGCTTCGAGGTCGTTTCCAATTTTGTAGAAAACGTAATGAAAGATTTCCGTGAAGGAAGTTTTGACAAAGTATATTTGATTTACAATAAGTTCATCAATGCGGCTACACAGGAAGTTATTAAAGAACAGTTGTTGCCGATCGCATTACCGGAAAAAACCGAAGTTTCCAATACCGATTATATCTTTGAGCCTACGGCGAAAGAAATTTTAGAAGTATTAATGCCGAAGTCGATAAAAACTCAGGTTTACAAAGCGATTTTGGATTCGGTAGCTTCAGAGCACGGTGCCAGAATGACTGCGATGCACAAAGCGACCGACAACGCAGAAGCATTGAGAAATGATCTTAAAATATTCTATAATAAGGCCCGTCAGGCTGCAATTACCAACGAGATTTTGGAAATTGTAGGAGGTGCAGAAGCATTGAAAAATTCATAA
- a CDS encoding hemolysin family protein — protein sequence MDSDIIKLFLAVFLVVLNGFFVAAEFSIVKVRYSQIQLKAAEGNAMAKQAEHLIKHLDEYLSATQLGITLASLALGWVGESAMHHVIENLFHYFNVAVADSTITTISLILSFLIITIMHIVFGELIPKSIAIRKSEQTAMFIAVPLRVFYTVFKPFIWSMNHMSNAFLRLVKIHPASEQEIHSTEELQLLVKQSADSGEIEEENYEIIKNAFDFTDHSAKQIMIPRQNISSIDIELPIEDIINIIMEGGYSRLPVYQDSIDNIIGIFYAKEIIREYVKRKGEIDHDDLKDLMRDAFFVVGSKKISDLLKVFQQKKQHLAVVIDEFGGTEGIVTLEDILEELVGEIQDEEDDEERIVDKVGENVFWVKATQPLDEINEKLPKMFPLSDDGEYNTLAGFILHELEDIPAENEEFNINNYHVKILKMQNKSVDLVELTYNEPRIMNDLSNEIGEI from the coding sequence ATGGATTCTGACATAATTAAGCTTTTTTTAGCTGTATTTTTAGTAGTACTGAATGGTTTTTTTGTAGCCGCAGAATTCTCAATCGTTAAAGTCCGGTACTCTCAGATTCAATTAAAAGCCGCCGAGGGGAACGCCATGGCAAAGCAGGCGGAGCATCTGATAAAGCATCTGGATGAATACCTTTCTGCTACACAGTTAGGAATTACCTTAGCATCCCTTGCTTTAGGTTGGGTGGGTGAAAGTGCGATGCATCACGTGATCGAAAATCTCTTCCACTATTTTAATGTAGCAGTTGCAGACAGTACGATTACCACCATTTCACTTATTCTGAGCTTCCTGATTATTACGATCATGCATATCGTGTTTGGTGAATTAATTCCTAAGTCAATTGCAATCCGAAAATCTGAGCAGACCGCTATGTTTATTGCGGTTCCTTTACGGGTTTTCTATACCGTGTTCAAACCGTTTATCTGGTCGATGAATCACATGTCGAATGCTTTTCTGCGTTTGGTGAAAATTCACCCTGCTTCAGAACAGGAAATTCACTCCACTGAAGAATTGCAGTTGCTTGTAAAACAATCTGCTGACTCAGGGGAAATCGAAGAAGAGAATTACGAAATCATTAAAAATGCGTTCGATTTTACAGATCACTCCGCAAAGCAAATCATGATTCCCAGACAGAATATCTCGTCGATTGATATCGAACTGCCGATCGAGGATATCATTAATATCATTATGGAAGGCGGGTATTCCAGACTTCCGGTTTATCAGGATTCTATTGACAATATCATCGGGATATTTTACGCCAAAGAAATTATCCGTGAATATGTGAAGAGAAAAGGTGAAATCGATCATGATGATTTAAAAGATTTGATGCGGGATGCATTCTTTGTGGTCGGGAGTAAAAAGATTTCTGACCTGCTGAAAGTCTTCCAGCAGAAAAAGCAGCATTTAGCCGTAGTTATTGACGAATTTGGAGGTACCGAAGGAATTGTTACTTTGGAAGACATTTTAGAGGAATTGGTCGGCGAAATACAGGATGAAGAAGACGATGAAGAAAGAATTGTTGACAAAGTGGGAGAGAATGTTTTCTGGGTTAAGGCAACACAGCCTTTAGATGAAATCAATGAAAAATTACCCAAAATGTTCCCGTTGTCAGATGACGGCGAATACAACACGTTGGCCGGGTTTATCCTGCATGAACTGGAAGATATTCCAGCTGAAAATGAGGAATTTAATATCAATAACTACCATGTTAAAATTCTGAAAATGCAGAATAAAAGTGTGGATCTGGTGGAATTAACCTACAACGAACCACGCATCATGAATGATTTGTCTAATGAAATAGGAGAAATTTAA
- the ffh gene encoding signal recognition particle protein gives MFNSLQDKLDKALQNISGRGKISEINVAETVKEIRRALVDADVNYKVAKDLTKRVQDKALGQNVLTSLTPGQLMTKIVHDELVELMGSTHEGINLSGKPSVILIAGLQGSGKTTFSGKLANYLKLKKNKKPLLVACDVYRPAAIEQLKILGSQTGIPVYTEEGALNPSSIAENAVKFAKENGHDVVIVDTAGRLAIDEQMMNEIKSVHYFIKPDETLFVVDSMTGQDAVNTAKAFNEALNFDGVVLTKLDGDTRGGAALTIRSVVEKPIKFISTGEKMEALDIFYPERMADRILGMGDVVSLVERAQEQFDEEEAKKLHKKIAKNEFGFDDFLKQINQIKKMGNMKDLMGMIPGVGKAIKDVDIQDDAFKHIEAIIHSMTPEERRRPSIINTQRKNRIAKGAGRKIEDVNALMKQFDQMGKMMKMMQGPQGKQMMEMMSKGMPKVPGMGGGNLFGR, from the coding sequence ATGTTCAACAGCTTACAGGATAAATTAGACAAAGCGCTTCAGAATATTTCAGGGCGCGGGAAAATTTCAGAAATCAACGTTGCAGAAACGGTAAAGGAAATCCGCCGCGCGTTGGTGGATGCCGACGTTAATTACAAAGTAGCGAAAGACCTCACCAAGAGAGTTCAGGACAAAGCACTCGGGCAAAATGTACTGACCAGTTTAACGCCGGGACAGTTAATGACCAAAATCGTTCATGACGAACTGGTAGAATTAATGGGAAGCACCCACGAAGGAATTAATCTTTCGGGGAAACCAAGTGTGATCTTAATCGCCGGTTTACAGGGATCGGGTAAAACCACCTTTTCCGGAAAATTAGCGAACTATTTAAAACTGAAAAAAAATAAAAAACCGCTTTTGGTGGCTTGTGACGTTTACCGTCCGGCCGCAATTGAGCAGTTGAAAATATTGGGCTCCCAAACCGGCATTCCTGTTTATACAGAAGAAGGTGCACTGAATCCTTCCTCGATTGCAGAAAATGCGGTGAAGTTTGCGAAAGAAAATGGCCACGATGTCGTCATTGTGGATACGGCAGGCCGTTTGGCGATTGATGAGCAGATGATGAACGAAATAAAATCTGTTCACTATTTCATTAAACCTGATGAGACGCTTTTCGTAGTAGATTCCATGACCGGTCAGGATGCGGTGAATACGGCAAAAGCCTTTAACGAAGCTTTAAACTTTGACGGTGTTGTTTTGACCAAATTAGATGGTGATACGCGTGGTGGTGCCGCTTTGACAATCCGGTCCGTCGTAGAGAAACCGATTAAGTTTATCTCTACCGGAGAAAAAATGGAAGCGCTGGATATTTTCTATCCGGAAAGAATGGCCGACAGAATCCTGGGAATGGGTGACGTGGTTTCATTAGTAGAAAGAGCGCAAGAACAGTTTGACGAAGAAGAAGCCAAAAAACTTCATAAAAAAATTGCCAAGAATGAATTTGGTTTCGATGATTTCTTAAAACAAATCAATCAGATCAAAAAAATGGGGAATATGAAAGATTTGATGGGGATGATTCCTGGCGTGGGCAAAGCCATCAAAGATGTCGATATTCAGGATGACGCCTTTAAACATATTGAAGCGATCATTCATTCGATGACGCCGGAAGAAAGAAGAAGACCTTCTATTATTAATACCCAGAGAAAAAACAGAATTGCCAAAGGAGCAGGAAGAAAAATCGAGGATGTGAATGCTTTGATGAAACAGTTCGACCAAATGGGCAAAATGATGAAGATGATGCAGGGACCACAGGGAAAACAAATGATGGAAATGATGAGCAAAGGAATGCCGAAAGTCCCGGGAATGGGCGGCGGTAATTTATTTGGAAGATAA
- a CDS encoding porin family protein, with amino-acid sequence MKKLFLAGAVALFTGLNAQQTTFGANAGMLTAFAKVKTPGVTETDSQTGFYAGFFAEFSAGNNFKIQPAVNYANIGNSSALQIPVMVKYYVDPKFNLQFGPQFLFDLEENPMPDFYNSTNFGLALGGAYEFTQKLFVEARYSFQLNNHLKNAPSGYTVKANYLNLGLGYKF; translated from the coding sequence ATGAAAAAATTATTTTTAGCAGGTGCAGTTGCACTTTTTACAGGGCTTAACGCTCAACAAACAACTTTCGGTGCCAACGCAGGGATGCTGACTGCTTTTGCAAAAGTCAAAACTCCGGGGGTAACAGAAACAGATTCTCAGACTGGTTTCTATGCAGGTTTTTTTGCGGAATTCAGCGCAGGGAATAATTTCAAAATTCAACCGGCTGTAAATTATGCGAATATTGGTAATTCAAGTGCTTTGCAGATTCCGGTTATGGTGAAATATTATGTGGATCCAAAGTTCAATTTACAGTTCGGTCCCCAATTTCTTTTTGATTTGGAAGAAAACCCGATGCCTGATTTTTACAATTCTACCAATTTCGGTTTAGCTTTAGGCGGAGCTTATGAATTTACTCAGAAACTTTTTGTTGAAGCGAGATATTCATTCCAGTTAAATAATCATTTGAAAAATGCGCCGAGCGGTTATACGGTAAAAGCAAACTATCTTAATTTAGGATTAGGATATAAATTCTGA
- the atpF gene encoding F0F1 ATP synthase subunit B, translated as MIEPGIGLLFWMTLTFLILLFLLAKFAWKPILTAINEREVTIVDSLNQAKLARQEVENLKAENEIIIREAKVERDQILKEARDIRDRIVGEAKGIAKAEGDKMIDAARQTIQAEKSAAMADIKSQIGTLSVNIAESILKQKLDNDGAQDALVANILNTSNLN; from the coding sequence ATGATAGAACCGGGAATTGGCTTATTGTTTTGGATGACTTTAACCTTTTTGATCCTTTTGTTTTTATTGGCAAAGTTTGCATGGAAACCAATTTTAACTGCAATTAACGAAAGAGAAGTTACCATTGTAGATTCTTTGAACCAGGCTAAATTGGCCAGACAGGAAGTTGAAAACCTGAAAGCTGAAAACGAAATCATCATCCGTGAGGCGAAAGTTGAACGTGATCAGATTTTAAAAGAAGCCAGAGATATCAGAGACAGAATTGTAGGGGAAGCCAAAGGTATTGCAAAAGCAGAAGGCGATAAAATGATTGACGCTGCCAGACAAACTATTCAGGCTGAGAAATCTGCTGCAATGGCAGACATCAAAAGCCAAATCGGTACCTTGTCTGTAAACATTGCAGAATCTATTTTGAAACAGAAACTGGATAACGATGGTGCACAGGATGCATTGGTAGCGAATATCCTTAATACTTCTAACTTAAACTAG
- the atpA gene encoding F0F1 ATP synthase subunit alpha — protein MAEINPAEVSAILKQQLANFETQSNVEEVGTVLTIGDGIALVYGLENVQYGELVKFQSGVEGIVLNLAEDNVGVALLGESKLVKEGDTVNRTQRISSIKVGEGMLGRVVDTLGNPIDGKGPITGETYELPLERKAPGVIFRQPVTEPLQTGIVAIDSMIPVGRGQRELIIGDRQTGKTVVAIDTIINQREFYDAGEPVFCIYVAIGQKGSTVAQIVKTLEDKGALAYTVIVAANASDPAPMQVYAPMAGAAIGEFFRDTGRPALIIYDDLSKQAVAYRELSLLLRRPPGREAYPGDVFYLHSRLLERAAKIIKDDTIAAQMNDLPDSLRPLVKGGGSLTALPIIETQAGDVSAYIPTNVISITDGQIFLETDLFNSGVRPAINVGISVSRVGGNAQIKSMKKVSGTLKLDQAQYKELEAFAKFGSDLDASTQAVISKGERNVEILKQPVNSPLPVDSQVAMIYAGTENLLRNIPINKVKEFQIEYVAFLRSKYPETMAAIKSGKIDNSITDILKQAAVELASKYN, from the coding sequence ATGGCAGAAATAAATCCGGCAGAAGTATCTGCAATTCTTAAACAGCAGCTAGCCAACTTCGAGACGCAGTCGAATGTAGAAGAAGTAGGAACGGTATTAACCATCGGTGATGGTATCGCTTTAGTGTACGGTTTAGAAAATGTTCAGTACGGTGAATTGGTAAAATTCCAAAGCGGTGTTGAAGGAATCGTTCTTAACCTTGCTGAAGACAACGTTGGGGTCGCTCTTTTGGGGGAATCCAAATTAGTAAAAGAAGGTGACACGGTTAACAGAACTCAAAGAATTTCATCGATCAAAGTTGGTGAGGGAATGTTGGGAAGAGTAGTAGATACCTTAGGAAATCCTATTGACGGTAAAGGACCAATCACTGGTGAAACGTATGAATTGCCATTGGAAAGAAAAGCTCCGGGAGTAATTTTCCGTCAGCCGGTAACTGAACCGTTACAAACCGGTATCGTTGCGATTGACTCGATGATTCCTGTAGGAAGAGGACAAAGAGAATTAATCATCGGTGACCGTCAGACAGGGAAAACTGTGGTAGCGATTGACACGATTATTAATCAAAGAGAATTTTATGATGCAGGTGAACCTGTATTCTGTATATATGTAGCGATTGGACAAAAAGGTTCAACCGTTGCTCAGATTGTTAAAACATTAGAAGATAAAGGCGCTTTAGCATATACGGTAATCGTAGCAGCAAACGCTTCTGATCCGGCACCGATGCAGGTTTATGCACCAATGGCAGGAGCAGCAATCGGTGAGTTTTTCCGCGATACCGGTCGTCCGGCATTGATTATCTATGATGATTTATCCAAACAGGCGGTGGCTTACCGTGAACTTTCTCTTTTGTTGAGAAGACCACCGGGCCGTGAAGCTTATCCGGGAGACGTTTTCTACCTTCACTCCAGATTATTGGAGAGAGCAGCAAAAATCATCAAAGATGATACGATTGCAGCACAGATGAATGATTTACCGGATTCATTGAGACCTTTGGTAAAAGGAGGAGGTTCTTTAACCGCACTTCCGATTATCGAAACTCAGGCAGGGGACGTTTCAGCGTATATTCCTACCAACGTAATTTCGATTACAGACGGTCAGATTTTCCTTGAAACCGATTTGTTTAACTCAGGAGTCCGTCCGGCAATTAACGTAGGTATTTCTGTATCGCGTGTTGGAGGTAATGCTCAGATTAAATCAATGAAAAAAGTTTCCGGAACTTTGAAACTGGATCAGGCACAATATAAAGAACTGGAAGCATTTGCTAAATTTGGTTCAGACTTAGATGCTTCCACGCAGGCAGTTATTTCTAAAGGGGAAAGAAACGTAGAAATCCTGAAACAACCGGTAAACTCTCCACTTCCTGTGGATAGCCAAGTTGCGATGATTTATGCTGGAACAGAAAACCTGTTGAGAAATATCCCAATCAATAAAGTGAAAGAATTCCAGATAGAATATGTAGCGTTCCTGAGATCAAAATATCCTGAAACAATGGCAGCCATTAAATCCGGAAAAATTGACAACTCGATTACAGATATTCTGAAACAGGCCGCTGTAGAATTAGCATCGAAATACAACTAA
- a CDS encoding PhoH family protein, producing the protein MFELKYEIEGIDAKTFYGVNNQYFNLLKSKFPTLKITGRDQSISALGTRDALDVLKTKLDDVVSFISKYNSITLQDFENILSLKDEAEKEIVFDQDIIVKGVNGKIIKAKTTNLKKLVRASQTKDMVFAIGPAGTGKTYTSVALAVRALRDKEVKRIILTRPAVEAGESLGFLPGDLKEKLDPYLQPLYDALRDMIPHEKLEGFIEKNIIEVAPLAFMRGRTLDEAFVILDEAQNTTHSQMKMFLTRMGMNAKFIITGDPTQIDLPMRQKSGLKEAMRILKDVGEIGFVHLTDEDVVRHPVVRKIINAYVKEEIRQREE; encoded by the coding sequence ATGTTTGAACTGAAATACGAGATTGAAGGCATCGATGCCAAAACTTTTTATGGAGTCAATAACCAATATTTTAATTTATTAAAATCAAAATTTCCGACCCTGAAAATTACCGGAAGAGACCAGTCGATCTCCGCGTTGGGAACTCGGGATGCACTCGATGTGCTGAAAACGAAGCTGGATGATGTAGTGAGTTTTATTTCGAAATACAATTCAATTACGTTACAGGATTTTGAAAACATCTTGAGTCTGAAAGATGAAGCCGAAAAGGAAATTGTTTTCGATCAGGATATTATTGTAAAAGGAGTGAACGGTAAAATCATAAAGGCAAAAACCACCAATCTGAAAAAATTGGTAAGAGCCTCTCAGACAAAAGATATGGTATTTGCAATCGGTCCGGCCGGAACAGGAAAAACATATACCAGCGTTGCACTGGCCGTACGGGCTTTGCGGGATAAAGAAGTGAAGAGGATAATTTTGACCAGACCCGCCGTAGAAGCCGGTGAAAGTCTTGGTTTTCTGCCCGGGGATTTAAAAGAAAAATTAGATCCTTATTTGCAGCCGCTTTATGATGCCCTTCGCGATATGATTCCGCATGAAAAGCTGGAGGGTTTTATCGAAAAAAACATTATTGAAGTAGCGCCGCTCGCTTTCATGAGAGGACGGACGCTGGACGAAGCGTTCGTTATTCTGGATGAGGCACAGAACACGACCCATTCCCAAATGAAGATGTTTCTTACCAGGATGGGCATGAATGCTAAATTCATCATCACGGGTGATCCAACGCAGATTGACTTACCGATGCGGCAAAAATCCGGTTTAAAGGAAGCCATGCGAATCCTGAAAGATGTAGGCGAAATTGGCTTCGTGCATCTTACGGACGAAGATGTGGTGAGACATCCGGTCGTACGTAAAATCATCAATGCGTACGTAAAAGAGGAAATAAGACAGCGTGAAGAATAG